A single genomic interval of Daucus carota subsp. sativus chromosome 1, DH1 v3.0, whole genome shotgun sequence harbors:
- the LOC108204586 gene encoding putative pectinesterase/pectinesterase inhibitor 24 isoform X1, whose translation MTLLKSYSKVDESSDEGWFARRRAMRRRVCAISLSCVVLVVVVVSAVVGTHLSKSGKSDGNDGNRDQPQGVASIKAACGLTLYPDSCYRSLAPLLNSSRGEIVQPEVLFKASLAVAIGEITKAAKYFGENGGLKGVFGGNQSEVAAAVENCRELLDLATDHLNLSVLSDKLTSSDAVEDILTWLSAAGTYQETCIDGFANTSLRLNVLQYLKDSNEFTSNSLAIIKQVSNAAKSLNLRRKLLTATDGTDMPHWLSFKDRKLLQSSKSYPIKYDVVVAKDGTGQYKTIGAALKAVPDKSKKRFTIFVKKGVYYENVRVEKAKWNVMMIGDGMDKTVVSGSLNVVDGTPTFSTATFAAFGQGFVARDMGFRNTAGPIKHQAVALMSNSDRSVFYRCRFDAFQDTLYAHANRQFYRECDIYGTVDFIFGNSAVIFQNCSILPRMPMNGQQNTITAQGKIDPNQNTGISIQNCKIYPLGNLGSVRTFLGRPWKNYSTTIVMNTMIESLIDPKGWLPWTGTSAPDTIFYAEYQNYGPGSSTKYRVKWKGLRSITWSQASKFTVDSFIYGSQWIKDAGVAYKPGL comes from the exons ATGACTCTACTGAAATCTTACAGCAAAGTCGATGAATCATCGGATGAGGGCTGGTTTGCGCGGCGCAGGGCGATGAGAAGGCGCGTTTGTGCAATCAGCTTGTCGTGCGTGGTACTTGTTGTTGTCGTTGTTTCTGCTGTGGTGGGAACTCATTTGAGTAAGAGTGGGAAGAGTGATGGTAATGATGGAAACAGAGATCAGCCACAGGGCGTGGCTTCGATTAAGGCCGCGTGTGGCCTGACATTGTATCCAGATTCTTGTTATCGTAGTCTGGCACCGTTGCTGAATTCAAGCCGCGGGGAGATAGTGCAGCCTGAAGTGCTTTTTAAGGCGTCGTTGGCAGTGGCTATTGGGGAAATTACGAAAGCAGCAAAGTACTTTGGGGAGAATGGTGGACTGAAAGGAGTTTTTGGTGGTAATCAGAGTGAAGTTGCTGCAGCAGTGGAGAATTGTCGCGAGCTTCTGGATCTAGCGACAGATCATCTGAATCTGTCTGTTCTGAGTGACAAATTAACGTCGTCAGATGCAGTTGAGGATATTTTAACATGGTTAAGCGCGGCTGGGACTTATCAAGAGACTTGCATAGATGGCTTTGCCAATACAAGTTTAAGGCTTAATGTGTTGCAATACCTTAAAGACTCGAATGAGTTCACAAGCAACAGTCTGGCAATCATCAAGCAAGTATCAAATGCTGCGAAGTCACTGAACTTACGAAGAAAATTGTTGACAGCTACAGATGGTACGGACATGCCACATTGGTTATCCTTCAAAGACAGGAAACTACTTCAGAGTAGCAAAAGCTACCCCATTAAATACGACGTTGTGGTGGCCAAAGACGGAACAGGGCAATATAAGACAATTGGAGCTGCTCTCAAGGCGGTTCCTGACAAAAGCAAAAAGAGGTTTACAATCTTTGTGAAAAAGGGGGTGTATTATGAAAATGTCAGGGTTGAGAAGGCGAAATGGAACGTTATGATGATTGGCGATGGAATGGACAAAACTGTTGTTTCTGGCAGTTTGAATGTTGTCGATGGAACTCCAACATTTTCTACAGCAACATTTG CTGCATTTGGACAAGGCTTCGTTGCTCGTGACATGGGTTTTCGCAACACAGCTGGTCCAATCAAGCATCAAGCTGTGGCACTGATGTCAAATTCTGATCGTTCAGTGTTCTATCGCTGTCGGTTTGATGCATTTCAAGACACTCTTTATGCTCACGCCAATCGCCAATTCTATCGTGAGTGTGACATCTATGGTACAGTAGATTTCATTTTCGGAAACTCTGCtgttatatttcaaaactgCAGCATTTTACCAAGGATGCCAATGAATGGACAACAGAACACAATTACTGCTCAAGGGAAAATCGATCCGAATCAAAACACTGGAATTTCCATCCAAAATTGTAAGATTTATCCATTAGGGAACTTGGGTTCAGTACGAACTTTCCTAGGCCGGCCTTGGAAAAATTACTCGACGACAATAGTAATGAACACGATGATCGAGAGCTTGATTGATCCCAAGGGATGGTTACCATGGACCGGAACAAGTGCACCTGACACCATATTTTACGCAGAGTATCAGAATTATGGACCAGGATCTTCAACAAAATACAGAGTTAAATGGAAGGGACTGAGGAGCATCACATGGTCACAAGCTAGCAAATTTACTGTTGACTCATTTATATATGGATCACAGTGGATTAAAGATGCAGGTGTTGCTTATAAACCGGGCCTCTAG
- the LOC108204586 gene encoding pectinesterase isoform X2: protein MRRRVCAISLSCVVLVVVVVSAVVGTHLSKSGKSDGNDGNRDQPQGVASIKAACGLTLYPDSCYRSLAPLLNSSRGEIVQPEVLFKASLAVAIGEITKAAKYFGENGGLKGVFGGNQSEVAAAVENCRELLDLATDHLNLSVLSDKLTSSDAVEDILTWLSAAGTYQETCIDGFANTSLRLNVLQYLKDSNEFTSNSLAIIKQVSNAAKSLNLRRKLLTATDGTDMPHWLSFKDRKLLQSSKSYPIKYDVVVAKDGTGQYKTIGAALKAVPDKSKKRFTIFVKKGVYYENVRVEKAKWNVMMIGDGMDKTVVSGSLNVVDGTPTFSTATFAAFGQGFVARDMGFRNTAGPIKHQAVALMSNSDRSVFYRCRFDAFQDTLYAHANRQFYRECDIYGTVDFIFGNSAVIFQNCSILPRMPMNGQQNTITAQGKIDPNQNTGISIQNCKIYPLGNLGSVRTFLGRPWKNYSTTIVMNTMIESLIDPKGWLPWTGTSAPDTIFYAEYQNYGPGSSTKYRVKWKGLRSITWSQASKFTVDSFIYGSQWIKDAGVAYKPGL, encoded by the exons ATGAGAAGGCGCGTTTGTGCAATCAGCTTGTCGTGCGTGGTACTTGTTGTTGTCGTTGTTTCTGCTGTGGTGGGAACTCATTTGAGTAAGAGTGGGAAGAGTGATGGTAATGATGGAAACAGAGATCAGCCACAGGGCGTGGCTTCGATTAAGGCCGCGTGTGGCCTGACATTGTATCCAGATTCTTGTTATCGTAGTCTGGCACCGTTGCTGAATTCAAGCCGCGGGGAGATAGTGCAGCCTGAAGTGCTTTTTAAGGCGTCGTTGGCAGTGGCTATTGGGGAAATTACGAAAGCAGCAAAGTACTTTGGGGAGAATGGTGGACTGAAAGGAGTTTTTGGTGGTAATCAGAGTGAAGTTGCTGCAGCAGTGGAGAATTGTCGCGAGCTTCTGGATCTAGCGACAGATCATCTGAATCTGTCTGTTCTGAGTGACAAATTAACGTCGTCAGATGCAGTTGAGGATATTTTAACATGGTTAAGCGCGGCTGGGACTTATCAAGAGACTTGCATAGATGGCTTTGCCAATACAAGTTTAAGGCTTAATGTGTTGCAATACCTTAAAGACTCGAATGAGTTCACAAGCAACAGTCTGGCAATCATCAAGCAAGTATCAAATGCTGCGAAGTCACTGAACTTACGAAGAAAATTGTTGACAGCTACAGATGGTACGGACATGCCACATTGGTTATCCTTCAAAGACAGGAAACTACTTCAGAGTAGCAAAAGCTACCCCATTAAATACGACGTTGTGGTGGCCAAAGACGGAACAGGGCAATATAAGACAATTGGAGCTGCTCTCAAGGCGGTTCCTGACAAAAGCAAAAAGAGGTTTACAATCTTTGTGAAAAAGGGGGTGTATTATGAAAATGTCAGGGTTGAGAAGGCGAAATGGAACGTTATGATGATTGGCGATGGAATGGACAAAACTGTTGTTTCTGGCAGTTTGAATGTTGTCGATGGAACTCCAACATTTTCTACAGCAACATTTG CTGCATTTGGACAAGGCTTCGTTGCTCGTGACATGGGTTTTCGCAACACAGCTGGTCCAATCAAGCATCAAGCTGTGGCACTGATGTCAAATTCTGATCGTTCAGTGTTCTATCGCTGTCGGTTTGATGCATTTCAAGACACTCTTTATGCTCACGCCAATCGCCAATTCTATCGTGAGTGTGACATCTATGGTACAGTAGATTTCATTTTCGGAAACTCTGCtgttatatttcaaaactgCAGCATTTTACCAAGGATGCCAATGAATGGACAACAGAACACAATTACTGCTCAAGGGAAAATCGATCCGAATCAAAACACTGGAATTTCCATCCAAAATTGTAAGATTTATCCATTAGGGAACTTGGGTTCAGTACGAACTTTCCTAGGCCGGCCTTGGAAAAATTACTCGACGACAATAGTAATGAACACGATGATCGAGAGCTTGATTGATCCCAAGGGATGGTTACCATGGACCGGAACAAGTGCACCTGACACCATATTTTACGCAGAGTATCAGAATTATGGACCAGGATCTTCAACAAAATACAGAGTTAAATGGAAGGGACTGAGGAGCATCACATGGTCACAAGCTAGCAAATTTACTGTTGACTCATTTATATATGGATCACAGTGGATTAAAGATGCAGGTGTTGCTTATAAACCGGGCCTCTAG
- the LOC135149908 gene encoding putative glycine-rich cell wall structural protein 1, producing the protein MQRIEVQGKSKRKLYVFVFDSGGGGSGGDGGGGGGYEGEDDGGGGDGTGGGGGREDEEGEGGGGLNLLVIDTVEADMERRRTWRGSGHGWGGGMKLQEVKVEAGWVGGESGVA; encoded by the exons ATGCAGAGGATTGAAGTTCAAGGAAAGAGCAAAAGGAAACT ATATGTTTTTGTATTTGATTCTGGTGGTGGTGgcagtggtggagatggtggaggtggcgGTGGATATGAAGGTGAGGACGACGGAGGTGGAGGTGACGGAACTGGAGGTGGTGGAggaagagaagatgaagaaggagaAGGTGGAGGTGGGTTGAATTTGTTGGTTATAGATACGGTGGAGGCGGACATGGAGAGGCGGCGGACATGGAGGGGCAGTGGACATGGATGGGGTGGCGGCATGAAGTTACAGGAAGTGAAGGTGGAGGCAGGTTGGGTTGGAGGAGAAAGTGGGGTTGCatga
- the LOC108204585 gene encoding protein RBL, which produces MFEAGFCQKACEERFCFTGFKRPAPRLCLSILELNHIMNALVIDPLQGDFPEVIEEYLEYGVMKCIAFNRRGTLLAAGCSDGSCVIWDFMTRGVATVLKDNDCVAAITSVCWSKRGHHILVAAADKTLTLWDVVKREKVVQVTLQQSALQARLHPGTSTPSICLACPLSSAPMIVDLDTGKETTLPMSLPETNGTTAPPSRNKFSDGSAPFSPTAACFNKYGDLVYVGNSKGEILVIDYKNNQVRGAVPISGGSVIKNIVFNRSGKFLLTNSNDRTIRIYENLLPLKDGVKALDEIIETLKDLTEVEKLKAIGSKCLTLFREFQDSITRVHWKAPCFSGDGEWVVGGSANKGEHKIYIWDRAGRLVKILEGPKEALIDLAWHPVRPIIVSVSLTGLIYIWAKDYIENWSAFAPDFKELEENEEYVEREDEFDLIPDCEKVKQSDVAEDDEIDIMTVEKDTTFSDSDMSQDEVLYLPVDISPDVPEEQDKCIGTGDSNHSGSPLSEDAEQNGQVGKYASSPIDAMDNSDNGGMRLKRKRKPSEKVLEQQAEMSKKPVQKKPLGKLEKKSKPGVDQDSDVSFN; this is translated from the exons ATGTTTGAAGCGGGGTTTTGCCAAAAAGCGTGTGAAGAAAGGTTTTGCTTTACGGGATTCAAGAGACCAGCCCCAAGACTCTGTTTATCAATTTTGGAGCTCAATCACATCATGAATGCCCTAGTTATTG ATCCACTGCAGGGAGATTTTCCAGAAGTGATAGAGGAGTATTTGGAATATGGGGTTATGAAATGTATCGCTTTTAATCGTCGGGGAACTCTTCTTGCTG CTGGATGCTCTGATGGGAGCTGTGTTATCTGGGATTTTATGACGAGAGGTGTTGCAACAGTCTTGAAAGACAATGACTGTGTTGCTGCCATAACAAGTGTATGTTGGTCAAAACGCGGTCATCACATACTTGTAGCTGCTGCTGATAAGACCTTAACACTTTGGGATGTTGTGAAAAGGGAAAAGGTTGTACAAGTAACCCTGCAGCAGTCGGCATTACAGGCTCGTCTACATCCTGGTACTTCCACTCCATCGATCTGTCTCGCTTGTCCTCTGTCATCTGCTCCAATGATTGTTGATTTGGATACTGGAAAAGAGACAACGCTTCCAATGTCATTGCCTGAAACAAACGGCACGACAGCACCTCCTTCACGGAACAAGTTTTCTGATGGATCGGCACCTTTTTCACCTACAGCAGCATGCTTTAACAAGTACGGGGATCTGGTGTATGTTGGAAACTCTAAAGGAGAAATACTTGTCATAGATTACAAAAACAATCAAGTGCGTGGGGCTGTTCCTATTTCTGGTGGTTCtgtgataaaaaatatagtcttcAACAGAAGCGGGAAATTTCTTCTCACAAACTCCAATGACCGCACAATTAGAATCTATGAGAATCTTTTGCCATTGAAAGATGGAGTTAAAGCTCTTGATGAGATAATTGAGACATTGAAGGACCTTACTGAGGTTGAAAAATTAAAGGCTATTGGCTCAAAGTGCTTGACGCTGTTCCGGGAGTTTCAAGATTCCATTACGAGAGTGCACTGGAAGGCACCTTGTTTTAGCGGTGACGGCGAATGGGTTGTAGGCGGTTCTGCTAACAAAGGAGAGCACAAGATTTACATATGGGATAGGGCAGGGCGTCTTGTAAAAATTCTTGAAGGTCCTAAGGAAGCATTGATAGATTTGGCGTGGCATCCTGTTCGTCCTATAATTGTGTCTGTTTCACTAACAGGATTAATTTATATATGGGCTAAAGATTACATAGAAAATTGGAGCGCATTTGCTCCAGATTTTAAGGAGCTTGAGGAAAATGAGGAGTATGTGGAACGGGAGGATGAATTCGACCTCATACCTGATTGTGAAAAG GTGAAACAATCGGACGTCgctgaagatgatgaaattGATATTATGACAGTGGAAAAGGATACTACTTTCAGCGATTCAGATATGTCACAAGATGAAGTCTTATATTTGCCTGTAGATATCTCTCCAGATGTTCCTGAGGAGCAGGATAAGTGTATTGGGACTGGTGACAGCAACCATTCTGGATCTCCTCTTTCAGAAGATGCAGAACAGAATGGGCAAGTGGGCAAATATGCTTCCAGCCCAATTGATG CTATGGATAATTCTGATAATGGAGGGATGCGCCTTAAACGCAAAAGGAAACcttcagaaaaagtgctggaaCAGCAGGCAGAGATGAGCAAGAAACCTGTGCAGAAGAAGCCATTGGGGAAATTGGAGAAAAAGAGCAAACCAGGTGTTGATCAGGACAGCGATGTGTCCTTCAACTGA